In Sphaerospermopsis torques-reginae ITEP-024, the genomic window ATTGCTCATATTGAAACTGATAAATTGCTCATTAAAAAAAGTGAATTGCAAGGTAATATACAACAAGGTAACTTACAAATAATGCAAATAAATGCCCAAATCCGTATTTTAGATAATCAGATTTTGGCTGAAAAACAAGTTACAGAAAAAGTAGTTGCTGCGGCAAAGGCGGATTTGTTACGCAACGAAAGAGAATATCAAGAACGGCAAATTAATACTAAAGGTGAATTTCTTGCGGCTGAGGCAAATTTGCAAAAAGCCCAGACAGGTTTACAAAAAGCTCAAGCTGATTTAGAATTTGCTAAATTAGACCGCGATCGCTATGAACAATTATCACAAATCGGTGCAATTGGCCGACGGGAATTTGAGCAAAAACAATTGGTTGTGCAACAAACACAATTAACATTAGCATCTGAAAAAAAATCTTTTGACATAGCCAAAATTAAAATGACTTCAGCGAAAGCTGCTGTTAACCCAACACCAGCAATATTAGTAATGGCAAAAGAACGTATTGCCCAGGAAACTGCTAAAGGTCAAGCTAATATTGCTAGTTTAAATAAAGAAAAACAAGCATTAATTGAGCGTCGAGTGCAATTACAAACCCAAATTCAGCAATCTCAAAAAGAACTACAACAAATAGAAAATCAAATCCGCAAAAGCATTATTGTTGCCACCAGTAACGGTATTATTCTTAAACTCAATTTACGCAATCCTGGTCAAGTAATACGTGCTAGTGAATCTATTGCTGAAATTGTTCCTAATAATTCTTCTCTCTTTATTAAGGCTATGATTCCTACGAATGAAATTAAAAAAGTCGCCGTTGGGCAAAAAGTCCAATTGCGTGTTAATGCCTGTCCATATCCTGATTATGGGACTCTTAAAGGTGTGGTTAAAACCATTTCTCCTGACGTAATTACAACCCAAAATAATAACACAGGTATAGCAACAGCTAGTAATTATTTTGAGGCAACAATTGAACCGGAAACTCTTCAATTTGGGAATAGTAATCACCAATGTTATATCCAATCAGGAATGCAAGTAAAAGCTGATATTATTTCCAGAGAAGAAACAGCATTACAATTTATGCTGAGAAAAGCAAGATTAATTACTGATTTATAAGCAGGTAGATGGAAGCAAAGAATAAAAAT contains:
- a CDS encoding HlyD family secretion protein, coding for MLYTHNQKFIPSGENDEFLPPISRWTSLAGIFLIGTVVTGITLSSWIKYNVTVKVDAIVRPTGEIRVVQSEMEGTIKSIFVKENQVVKTGDVIAHIETDKLLIKKSELQGNIQQGNLQIMQINAQIRILDNQILAEKQVTEKVVAAAKADLLRNEREYQERQINTKGEFLAAEANLQKAQTGLQKAQADLEFAKLDRDRYEQLSQIGAIGRREFEQKQLVVQQTQLTLASEKKSFDIAKIKMTSAKAAVNPTPAILVMAKERIAQETAKGQANIASLNKEKQALIERRVQLQTQIQQSQKELQQIENQIRKSIIVATSNGIILKLNLRNPGQVIRASESIAEIVPNNSSLFIKAMIPTNEIKKVAVGQKVQLRVNACPYPDYGTLKGVVKTISPDVITTQNNNTGIATASNYFEATIEPETLQFGNSNHQCYIQSGMQVKADIISREETALQFMLRKARLITDL